In Carya illinoinensis cultivar Pawnee chromosome 16, C.illinoinensisPawnee_v1, whole genome shotgun sequence, a single window of DNA contains:
- the LOC122298986 gene encoding uncharacterized protein At1g24485-like: MSTLIRVFPTLKKNCYTILDLDKGQRVLVRATFFYGNYDGKNFAPTFELHFDGNFWATVTTSNFTYVVEEAIYVVKGNATNICLAQTHPDQAPFISALELRSLDAEMYSNVGMNHALFLENRIAHSANQTVRSVEVVDQHGGFTLSEDVIRNETDAIDVSAAKDHPPQVVLQNAVGTIGTAWGIGIQTTGLGSKKVPIFIIAYFSEVVRLNSTQKRSIEIVIDNEQFSNDFSPPFGSVLEVYITNITASSNTSFTVGVAAASSLPPIINAHEFYSLSNALTEGTNNRDGLDFRFLTFNLLIIIVLLKLLISNLV; the protein is encoded by the exons ATGAGCACCCTAATTAGAGTATTCCCAACCCTAAAGAAAAACTGCTACACCATCCTTGATCTGGACAAAGGGCAACGAGTTCTTGTGCGTGCAACCTTTTTCTATGGAAATTATGATGGGAAAAATTTTGCACCAACCTTTGAGTTGCACTTCGATGGAAACTTCTGGGCCACGGTCACCACTTCGAACTTTACCTATGTTGTCGAGGAAGCCATTTATGTGGTGAAGGGAAATGCCACGAACATCTGTCTTGCTCAGACGCATCCCGACCAGGCGCCATTCATATCAGCACTAGAACTGCGCAGCTTGGATGCCGAAATGTACAGCAACGTTGGCATGAACCATGCTTTGTTTTTGGAAAACAGAATAGCCCACAGTGCTAATCAAACTGTTCG TTCTGTTGAAGTTGTTGATCA GCACGGCGGTTTTACACTCTCTGAGGATGTCATCAGAAATGAAACTGACGCGATTGATGTGAGTGCGGCAAAAGATCATCCTCCGCAGGTTGTTCTGCAAAATGCTGTTGGGACGATTGGCACTGCATGGGGTATAGGCATACAGACAACTGGACTTGGATCGAAGAAAGTTCCCATCTTCATCATCGCCTACTTCTCTGAAGTCGTTCGACTAAATTCAACCCAGAAAAGATCTATTGAAATTGTCATAGACAACGAACAATTTTCAAACGACTTTAGTCCACCTTTTGGAAGCGTATTAGAAGTTTACATTACTAACATTACTGCTTCTTCCAATACTTCATTCACAGTAGGGGTTGCGGCTGCTTCTTCCCTTCCTCCTATAATCAACGCTCATGAATTTTACTCTCTTAGCAATGCACTGACTGAGGGAACCAATAACAGAGATGGTTTGGATTTCAGATTTCTAACTTTTAATCTTCTGATAATTATAGTTCTGTTGAAGTTGTTGATCAGTAACTTGGTGTAG